A window of the Plasmodium falciparum 3D7 genome assembly, chromosome: 3 genome harbors these coding sequences:
- a CDS encoding Pfmc-2TM Maurer's cleft two transmembrane protein — MFHYIYKIYIFTIILCASNLFNNNVVEIGTYKLSYHNGGIQFRILAQKNTNKKSNGNTLTNILLKDKGGKGSKKKNPDDQISSLVSLVDNMNITQEKKDKIKNLSLKYINSRDVKEKNESINELQKYSNNEECKEYMDSYLMHLRMQNDIKCLKRKNLWNNIWINSITLTLIIIMIACVFSVEITSSSALYPAFILLIFIIYIYARYFPEMKIGYKGIKEACKYYFNKKSK; from the exons atgtttcattatatttataaaatatatatttttaccatAATACTATGTGCATCTAATCTATTTAATAac aatGTAGTAGAAATTGGAACATACAAATTATCATACCATAATGGAGGGATACAATTCAGAATTTTAGCACAAAAAaacacaaataaaaaatcaaatgGAAATACCTTAACGAATATATTGTTAAAAGATAAAGGCGGAAAAggtagtaaaaaaaaaaatcctgATGATCAAATTTCATCTCTAGTCAGTTTAGtagataatatgaatataactcaagaaaaaaaagataaaatcaaaaatctctcattaaaatatataaatagtagagatgtaaaagaaaaaaatgaatcaaTTAATGAACTTCaaaaatatagtaataaCGAAGAATGTAAAGAATATATGGATAGTTATTTAATGCATCTTCGTAtgcaaaatgatataaaatgtttaaaaagaaaaaatttgtGGAATAATATTTGGATTAATTCTATTACCTTAACCTTAATCATTATAATGATAGCATGTGTATTTTCGGTTGAAATTACTTCATCTTCTGCATTATACCCTgcatttattcttttaatttttattatctatatatatgctCGTTATTTTCCTGAAATGAAAATAGGTTATAAAGGAATAAAAGAAGcttgtaaatattatttcaacaaaaaaagcaaataa